Proteins from a genomic interval of Candidatus Desulfofervidus auxilii:
- the glnA gene encoding type I glutamate--ammonia ligase, with product MTPKEALEFAKKHGAKIVDLKFCDLLGTWQHFSISISFFDESTFEEGVGFDGSSIRAWQAIHLSDMLVIPDSKTVFMDPFYEEPTVSFICNVVDPITREPYSRDPRYIAQKAEIYLKSTGIADTAYFGPEAEFFIFNDIRFDQNEHCGYYFIDSIEGRWNSGREENPNLNYKPRYKEGYLPVPPMDKFQDLRTEMVLKMQEIGVETECHHHEVATAGQAEIGIRFAPLVKMGDNLMKYKYVVKNVAIKNGFTATFMPKPIFNDNGSGMHVHQSLWKEGQNLFAGDRYGGLSELAFYYIGGILKHARALCAFTNPTTNSYKRLVPGFEAPVNLAYSSRNRSAGVRIPMYSPSPKQKRIEVRFPDPSCNGYLAFAAMLMAGLDGIENKIHPGEPLDKDIYSLSPEELKGIPFTPSSLEEAIQALEEDHEFLLKGNVFTEDVIEKWIECKKQEATEVKLRPHPWEFALYFDI from the coding sequence ATGACACCAAAGGAGGCATTAGAGTTTGCTAAGAAACATGGAGCAAAGATTGTTGATTTGAAATTTTGTGATTTATTAGGTACATGGCAACATTTTTCCATTTCTATCTCTTTTTTTGATGAAAGCACTTTTGAAGAGGGAGTGGGCTTTGATGGTTCTAGTATTCGTGCTTGGCAAGCTATTCATCTTAGTGATATGCTAGTAATACCAGATTCTAAAACAGTTTTTATGGATCCATTTTATGAAGAACCTACAGTTAGTTTTATTTGTAATGTAGTTGATCCTATCACAAGAGAACCTTATTCTCGTGATCCAAGGTATATTGCGCAAAAGGCTGAAATTTATTTAAAATCTACTGGTATTGCTGATACTGCTTATTTTGGGCCTGAAGCTGAATTTTTTATCTTTAATGATATACGTTTTGATCAAAATGAACATTGTGGCTATTATTTTATTGACTCAATTGAAGGACGCTGGAATTCTGGTAGAGAAGAAAATCCAAATTTAAATTATAAGCCAAGATATAAAGAAGGTTATTTACCTGTCCCACCTATGGATAAATTTCAAGACTTAAGAACAGAGATGGTTTTAAAGATGCAGGAAATAGGTGTAGAAACAGAATGTCATCATCATGAAGTAGCAACAGCAGGTCAAGCAGAAATTGGTATACGTTTCGCACCTTTAGTAAAAATGGGTGACAATTTAATGAAATATAAATATGTCGTAAAGAATGTAGCTATAAAAAATGGTTTTACAGCTACTTTTATGCCAAAACCCATTTTTAATGACAATGGTTCTGGTATGCATGTACATCAAAGTCTTTGGAAAGAAGGGCAAAACCTTTTTGCTGGTGATAGATATGGTGGGTTGAGCGAATTAGCATTTTATTATATTGGAGGAATCCTAAAACATGCACGTGCTCTTTGTGCATTTACCAATCCAACAACAAATTCTTATAAAAGGCTTGTTCCAGGATTTGAAGCACCTGTAAACTTAGCCTATAGCAGTAGAAATAGAAGTGCAGGTGTACGTATCCCCATGTATTCACCTTCTCCTAAACAAAAACGGATTGAAGTGCGTTTTCCTGATCCTTCTTGTAATGGATATCTTGCCTTTGCTGCTATGTTAATGGCAGGATTGGATGGTATTGAAAATAAAATTCATCCTGGAGAACCATTAGATAAAGACATCTATTCACTTAGCCCAGAAGAATTAAAAGGTATACCTTTTACACCTAGCTCTTTAGAAGAAGCAATTCAAGCTTTGGAAGAAGACCATGAATTTTTACTTAAAGGAAATGTATTTACTGAAGATGTGATTGAAAAATGGATTGAATGTAAAAAACAGGAAGCTACAGAAGTCAAATTAAGACCACATCCTTGGGAATTTGCTCTTTATTTTGATATTTAA